The Sporomusaceae bacterium region CGTCGACGCTGCTGCTGGGCGCCGCCGCCCAGATCGGCGTGTTCGTCTCCCTCGGCGGAGCCATGCTGCTGGGCTTCAATGTCCAGGAAGCGGCCGCCATCGGCATTATCGGCGGCGCGGACGGTCCGACCGCCATCTATCTTTCCGTCAAGTTGGCGCCGCACCTGTTGGGAGCGATCGCGGTCGCGGCCTACTCCTACATGTCGCTCGTGCCGCTTATCCAGCCGCCGATCATGAAGCTCCTTACGACCAAGAAAGAGCGTGAGGTGGTCATGGACCAACTGCGGCCGGTCTCGAAATTCGAAAAGTTAGCCTTCCCGGTCGTCGCCACTATCGTAATCAGCCTGCTCCTGCCGCCGATCGCCGCCCTGATGGGCATGCTGATGCTGGGCAACCTCTTCCGCGAGTCTGGCGTTACCGATCGTCTGTCGGACACCTCGCAGAACGCTCTCATCAACATCGTCACCATCTTCCTGGCCACCGGCACCGGCCTGACCATGTCGGCGGAGAACTTCCTCAACTACAAAACCATCCTCATCATCTGCCTCGGCCTTGTGGCCTTTGCCGGCGGCACCGCCGGGGGCGTACTGCTCGGCAAGGTGTTCTATATCGTCAGCGGCGGCAAGGTCAACCCGCTGATCGGCTCCGCCGGCGTGTCGGCCGTGCCGATGGCGGCCCGTGTCAGCCAGGTGGTCGGTCAGAAGGCCAACCCGGGCAACTTCCTGCTGATGCACGCCATGGGCCCGAATGTGGCCGGCGTTATAGGCACCGCCGTCGCCGCCGGCACCATGCTGGCGATGCTGAAATAACCATTACTTCCGGGTTTCCGGGTCAGATACGCAGGTGTAAGCGCCTGCGTATCCGGCCGTCAGTTATTTCAATTTTGCAAACAGTCGTTGTTACAAATGCGCTAGACTATCGGGTAATTAAGGAGGTGGGGTAAGCACAATCCGGATTGCGTTGGTTTTACCGTTGGATTAGAGAAAAAGTGGGGAGGACAAAAGAATGACACCTGCCGTGAAAGCGTTACTCGTGCTTGGAGTAGTCGCGCTATTGTTCGTTACCGAGGCAGTCCCGCTGGCTATCACGGCCATGTCCGGGGCGATCGCGATGGGTCTCCTGGGGGTAATCCCGGTTAATACCGTTTTCTCCGGTTTGGCGAACTCGACCGTTGTGCTGTTCGCCGGCATGTTCGTCATCGGCGCCGCCATGTTCCATACCGGCCTGGCGCAGAAAATCGGCGCTACCGTCGTCCGTTTCACAGGCACCAGCGAGAACGGCCTGCTGTTTGGCACTATGCTGATTGCCGCTGTCCTGTCGTCGGTGACCTCCAACACCGGCACAACCGCGGCTCTGCTGCCTGTCGTGCTTGGCATCTGCCAAGTGGCCAAGATTCCCGCATCGCGCCAACTGATGCCGCTGGCGTTCGGCGCCGGTCTCGGCGGCATCATCACCCTTGTCGGCACGCCGCCGAACATCATCGCCGCCGGGGCTCTCAAAGCGGCCGGCTTCAAGCCTTTCGGCTTCTTCGAGTTCGCCTGGATCGGCATCC contains the following coding sequences:
- a CDS encoding sodium ion-translocating decarboxylase subunit beta, which produces MELFNAFAVALQAVWSDSGFTGFTGGNAIMMLVGLILLYLAFAKGFEPLLLSPIAFGCVLANLPKTGFLEEHGVMQLISYGIQYEIFPPLIFLGVGAMTDFGPMLANPSTLLLGAAAQIGVFVSLGGAMLLGFNVQEAAAIGIIGGADGPTAIYLSVKLAPHLLGAIAVAAYSYMSLVPLIQPPIMKLLTTKKEREVVMDQLRPVSKFEKLAFPVVATIVISLLLPPIAALMGMLMLGNLFRESGVTDRLSDTSQNALINIVTIFLATGTGLTMSAENFLNYKTILIICLGLVAFAGGTAGGVLLGKVFYIVSGGKVNPLIGSAGVSAVPMAARVSQVVGQKANPGNFLLMHAMGPNVAGVIGTAVAAGTMLAMLK